In the Candidatus Electrothrix sp. GW3-4 genome, one interval contains:
- a CDS encoding leucyl aminopeptidase, with translation MIFELNQKEPELFSGDLLAYFIRESEGKTVPCPSKAVRRKLKHAWKSGDFTGKKGQTFLFYPAASTKNPSAYRVLVIGLGKAADANDNNARREQLRLAAGTAVRQAAGLKVKSMMAVLPEKTGLEDSEVAECLTEGLILGSYRFDKYKSKKEDQDDSIAIEAFSLQAGTLDSQAVYEGMNQGKRAADAACRARDMANEPGNGWPPAKFAEFAQRLARKHKLSCEIIEKDAMKKLGMGGILGVNQGSAEPPKLVILKYEGGSKKTDPTLMLVGKGLTFDAGGISLKPGQGMEDMKYDMCGGAAVLSAMQAIAQERPQGINVLALVPSTENLPASTALKPGDIITHYNGKTSEIINTDAEGRLILADALAYGIATYAPDAVIDLATLTGAVIIGLGNHRTGLMATDDSLAEQILTAGDRAGEPLWRLPLGPEYSEQIKSQVADIKNTGGRGGGTSTAAAYLHEFVGDTPWAHLDIAGTAWNFTEKSYIPKGPSGIAVRTLVDLVRHWQGKKKGS, from the coding sequence ATGATATTTGAGCTCAATCAGAAAGAACCGGAGCTGTTCAGCGGGGATCTGCTGGCCTATTTTATCCGAGAAAGCGAGGGCAAGACCGTGCCCTGCCCGTCCAAGGCCGTGCGGAGAAAGTTGAAACACGCCTGGAAGAGCGGTGATTTTACTGGCAAGAAAGGGCAGACCTTTTTGTTTTATCCTGCTGCATCAACAAAGAATCCTTCGGCCTATCGAGTTTTGGTTATTGGTTTGGGCAAAGCAGCTGATGCCAACGATAATAATGCCCGGCGTGAGCAGCTCAGGCTCGCCGCCGGAACAGCTGTTCGGCAGGCAGCAGGGCTCAAGGTCAAGAGCATGATGGCGGTCTTGCCTGAGAAGACCGGATTGGAGGATAGCGAGGTTGCCGAATGCCTGACCGAGGGGCTTATCCTGGGGAGCTACCGTTTTGATAAGTATAAGAGCAAAAAAGAAGACCAGGATGATTCGATAGCAATAGAGGCCTTTTCCCTGCAGGCTGGTACGCTTGATTCTCAAGCGGTGTATGAAGGAATGAACCAGGGCAAACGGGCAGCCGATGCAGCCTGTCGGGCCAGAGATATGGCCAATGAACCAGGCAATGGTTGGCCGCCAGCAAAATTTGCTGAATTTGCCCAGCGATTAGCACGCAAGCATAAACTTTCCTGTGAGATTATTGAAAAAGATGCCATGAAAAAACTGGGCATGGGCGGTATCCTGGGCGTGAATCAGGGCTCTGCTGAGCCGCCCAAGCTGGTTATCCTGAAATACGAGGGAGGGAGCAAGAAAACAGATCCAACCCTGATGCTGGTGGGCAAGGGGCTAACCTTTGATGCAGGGGGGATCAGTCTGAAGCCTGGGCAAGGGATGGAAGACATGAAGTATGATATGTGTGGCGGTGCCGCTGTCCTCTCTGCCATGCAGGCCATAGCCCAGGAGCGCCCCCAGGGGATCAATGTGCTGGCCCTCGTACCGTCTACCGAAAATCTGCCTGCCTCCACCGCGCTTAAGCCCGGCGATATCATCACCCATTATAATGGCAAGACCTCGGAGATCATCAATACCGATGCCGAGGGCCGTCTGATTCTCGCTGATGCCCTGGCCTACGGCATTGCAACCTATGCACCGGATGCAGTGATCGACCTGGCCACCCTGACCGGAGCTGTTATTATCGGCTTGGGTAATCACCGCACTGGTCTGATGGCCACCGATGACAGCCTGGCTGAGCAGATTTTGACTGCCGGAGATCGGGCCGGGGAGCCCCTCTGGCGGCTCCCGCTGGGACCGGAGTATTCTGAGCAGATCAAGTCGCAGGTGGCGGATATTAAGAACACCGGCGGCAGGGGCGGGGGAACGAGTACTGCTGCGGCCTATCTCCACGAGTTTGTTGGGGATACACCTTGGGCCCATCTTGATATTGCCGGGACAGCCTGGAATTTTACCGAAAAGAGCTATATCCCTAAGGGGCCGTCCGGCATTGCTGTGCGCACCCTGGTGGATCTGGTCCGGCATTGGCAGGGAAAGAAGAAGGGAAGCTGA
- a CDS encoding efflux RND transporter periplasmic adaptor subunit gives MKYFLSLLCAALFVLFLLRQYAPPPAGHSPPLTTATLRDFQVTVRTVGTLQAVNSHLVASRIKGPGAKIIFLAQDGYPVKKGDILVRFDPTRFEEEIAECTAQIDDLTAGLEAAEQLLHWEKIEVGHKNETARYSLRVAELDLQRLVKGDGPMTLAQHRDERDKAKLELKRYQEYAVDLEKLAQEGYENPAELTRIRDKIRVLQEEFASAKRRYTAYHDFILPSLTETATAKVENAKLSLQQTSKAGVHEIARAKAAVDQVQAKLQAARAALRQVEAELEKTTLYAPFNGLVIHHEAFRNGEMRTAQEGDTVIINQPILSLPDLSSLIVKSKVREIDLHKIAVGQPALITLDAYPSLHLQGELAFIGALAQKQQGRRSGEKYFQAHFALKTSEKRLRPGMSARVELQTAQVTQALSLPIEAVFQDNGGPFCYVQTGTEVQQRSLQTGQSNEHLIEITEGLAKGEQVFLVRPDGY, from the coding sequence ATGAAATATTTCCTCTCTCTTCTCTGCGCTGCCCTCTTTGTGCTATTCCTGTTGAGACAGTACGCCCCTCCTCCTGCTGGACACTCTCCCCCCTTGACCACAGCAACGCTCCGGGATTTCCAGGTAACAGTGCGCACGGTCGGCACCCTCCAGGCAGTGAACTCCCATTTGGTCGCCTCCCGTATCAAGGGGCCAGGGGCAAAGATTATTTTTCTTGCCCAGGATGGGTATCCGGTCAAAAAAGGAGATATCCTGGTGCGCTTTGATCCCACTCGTTTTGAAGAGGAGATTGCCGAATGTACAGCCCAGATCGACGATCTGACCGCAGGCCTTGAAGCGGCTGAGCAGCTCCTCCACTGGGAAAAGATAGAGGTGGGCCATAAAAACGAGACCGCCCGCTACAGCCTCAGGGTCGCGGAACTTGATCTGCAACGGCTTGTCAAAGGAGATGGCCCCATGACCCTGGCCCAACATCGGGATGAGCGAGACAAAGCAAAACTGGAGCTCAAACGATACCAGGAATATGCGGTTGATCTGGAGAAATTGGCACAGGAAGGCTACGAGAACCCTGCGGAATTGACCCGCATTCGCGACAAGATCAGGGTCCTTCAAGAAGAGTTTGCCAGTGCAAAGCGACGCTATACAGCGTACCACGACTTCATCCTCCCCTCACTCACGGAAACCGCCACTGCCAAGGTGGAGAATGCCAAGTTAAGCCTGCAACAGACCAGTAAGGCCGGTGTCCATGAAATTGCCCGAGCCAAGGCTGCTGTGGATCAGGTCCAGGCCAAATTGCAAGCAGCCCGGGCAGCCCTGCGCCAGGTAGAAGCAGAGCTGGAAAAAACCACCCTCTACGCCCCCTTTAACGGCCTGGTTATTCATCATGAGGCCTTCCGCAATGGCGAAATGCGGACCGCTCAGGAGGGTGATACGGTCATCATCAATCAACCCATCCTCTCCCTGCCAGACCTGAGCAGCCTGATCGTCAAAAGCAAGGTCCGGGAAATCGACCTCCATAAGATCGCGGTAGGTCAACCCGCCCTGATCACTCTGGACGCCTACCCATCCCTCCACCTCCAGGGAGAACTGGCCTTTATCGGTGCCTTGGCCCAAAAACAGCAAGGACGACGGTCTGGAGAAAAATATTTCCAGGCCCATTTCGCGCTCAAGACCAGCGAGAAACGGCTCAGGCCGGGCATGTCTGCCCGAGTGGAACTGCAAACCGCACAGGTCACTCAGGCACTCTCCCTACCCATTGAAGCTGTGTTCCAGGATAACGGAGGTCCCTTCTGTTATGTTCAGACCGGTACAGAGGTGCAACAACGCAGTCTGCAAACCGGGCAGAGCAACGAACATCTCATCGAGATCACTGAAGGGCTGGCCAAAGGAGAGCAGGTCTTCTTGGTGCGCCCTGATGGTTATTGA
- a CDS encoding TolC family protein — MQSLFFVDRLSLHARTIFVLMVFPVVFLFPTTRTIAREAPPPTELTLEEAINRALRYNRQLRNSALDLSSNQIYLNEARDRFSVQFTPISSINYSSTDDEENDEEQVVWRVGGEVSKKFPNGIQIGVAPSVEIDDDAYGTGISCSLAMPLLRGFGRDTTLNTVLARKHSLATSSRRLHRSKINTVLETVQAVYTLIRAQYLVNLYADQLPPLKGHLHTARIREKAGIGRSMDGYRAELRLKKIEEQLNNAQRHAAEAADRLKDLLALPLDRPIEVEAPLQYTLINIKLNEAVQIALQHRLEITQGRADITEALRKEKVAKENTLPDLRLKLGYTRQGESEEFENFLLPDEDIWSLSLTSSTNWARFTEEAALANSRLAVNRSRLSLESSREKIIREVRTVLNTLNASKERIALRREQIHQATGKQRLAKIKFQYNEADNFDLLEAETQLEQARIDLMSDELRYITDRYRFRAAMGTLLALNTSREDSPEAP, encoded by the coding sequence ATGCAAAGCCTGTTTTTCGTTGATCGCTTATCCCTTCATGCCAGGACCATCTTTGTCCTGATGGTGTTTCCGGTGGTATTTCTTTTCCCCACAACGCGGACCATTGCAAGGGAAGCGCCCCCCCCAACGGAGCTCACCCTGGAAGAGGCCATCAACCGGGCATTACGCTATAATCGCCAGCTCAGGAACAGCGCCCTTGACCTGAGCAGCAACCAGATCTATTTGAATGAGGCACGTGACAGGTTCTCTGTGCAGTTCACCCCGATCTCCAGTATCAATTACTCCTCCACTGATGACGAAGAGAATGATGAAGAGCAGGTCGTCTGGAGAGTTGGCGGCGAGGTCTCGAAAAAATTCCCAAACGGCATCCAGATCGGGGTTGCGCCCAGTGTGGAAATAGATGATGATGCCTACGGAACAGGAATCAGCTGTTCGCTGGCAATGCCATTGCTACGGGGGTTTGGCAGAGATACGACCCTCAATACAGTGCTGGCGCGGAAGCACAGCCTGGCCACCTCCTCTCGCAGGCTGCACCGCTCTAAGATCAACACCGTGCTGGAGACCGTGCAGGCGGTCTATACCCTGATTCGTGCCCAATATCTTGTCAATCTCTATGCAGACCAGTTACCTCCCCTCAAAGGGCATCTGCACACCGCCCGCATCAGGGAAAAAGCAGGCATCGGCCGTTCTATGGATGGCTACCGGGCCGAACTGCGGCTGAAAAAGATTGAGGAGCAGCTGAACAACGCCCAAAGACACGCGGCTGAGGCAGCTGATCGCCTCAAAGACCTCCTGGCCCTGCCCCTGGATCGGCCCATAGAGGTCGAGGCCCCTTTGCAATATACCCTGATCAATATCAAGCTGAACGAGGCCGTGCAGATCGCCCTGCAACACCGGCTTGAGATAACCCAGGGCCGGGCTGATATCACTGAGGCCCTGCGCAAGGAAAAGGTGGCAAAAGAGAACACCCTGCCCGACCTCAGGCTCAAACTGGGCTACACCCGCCAGGGAGAGTCAGAGGAGTTTGAAAACTTCCTGCTCCCGGATGAAGATATCTGGTCTCTTTCTCTGACCAGCAGCACAAACTGGGCACGTTTTACAGAAGAGGCTGCCCTGGCCAATAGCCGCCTGGCGGTTAATCGCAGCCGCCTGAGCCTGGAATCCTCCCGGGAAAAAATTATTCGGGAAGTGCGTACCGTGCTCAACACCCTTAATGCCTCCAAGGAGCGCATTGCCCTCCGCCGGGAACAAATCCACCAGGCAACAGGGAAACAACGGTTAGCAAAGATTAAATTTCAGTATAATGAAGCGGATAATTTTGATCTCCTTGAAGCAGAGACCCAACTCGAACAGGCCCGGATTGATCTTATGAGCGATGAACTCCGCTACATCACTGACAGATACCGCTTTCGTGCTGCCATGGGCACCCTGCTTGCTTTGAATACCTCTCGCGAGGACAGTCCCGAGGCCCCATGA
- a CDS encoding COR domain-containing protein produces MDREAIEKELAQFPGEWAAAFAARCAAQCLPALLEKKDPTDSWFAYWPDKKRDQYLFAVFRANSVASAVTGVASSAYINTAFNAAIDAADASVYASYADASAYAAFSASAVLDSFDTSASAVNITANVTGLDISQQLALLRKACNSQGSFTDYLFQPLWQPGEEWYERAKEFVQVLREYGSGFDFWADWYEDRLEGRAPDKDLLDAIANLSYEQLTQEPAQINAYLKSLVHKEDLAESSLNRVRVIFLGYGATGKTSLIRVLNNKKVVEGKEPMTAGIDILDWKVPDSDITAHFWDFGGQVMTHATHQFFLRSKCLYILVLDGRTEINANEQAEYWLDHVRAFGRDAPVMLIGNKADLCPVNLDMARLRDKHPNVTDFYPLSCTQYRGNYAPHFQRFRADLLQQILAVGMHGIRFLKPHFTVLQELISRSGRDSFLRKSAYENLCKDKGVAKQGDLNRDWLLDLLDKLGVVLHFPDIADLDSLILNPRWLTYGVYRLLYSEAAQQAKGRLKEQEVISILSRREVDDNLGNPLSYTPDKAGIVIKAMERFRLCFRCRLDPDLLIIPALLETDQPAHGFIKADSLCFSFAFQGFLPRHVLPNFTVARHDEIADEMVWQNGVVLRAEDGRAEALVQADYHERSLTLWVRGPQAGQYFRYLHQDICRILRRMPDLRFREWVTVPESTRIKEEATDFPLRSGNNGDSPARADFRQLLAMEARGQREYICEYGAFDLHCILQIMPAPARQSYRQEMHGRAEVYYVQQTINGDNNTLSATGEVTHSSVRAGGNMGHTYKNTITNSGSGEQNIAQGDGAIGKQVNISETNAPQAPVEDLLKLLTEIKARLPELPDKAQIKLRNAVEEVEMEVQEDKPDREEIADTLTRAQKVLKAIPGTVAAAQSVGVLLGKALIWCGKAAGMS; encoded by the coding sequence ATGGATAGAGAAGCAATAGAAAAAGAACTGGCACAGTTCCCTGGGGAATGGGCTGCGGCTTTTGCTGCCCGCTGTGCTGCCCAATGCCTGCCTGCCTTGTTGGAAAAAAAAGATCCGACAGACAGTTGGTTTGCCTATTGGCCAGACAAAAAGCGGGATCAGTATCTCTTTGCCGTGTTCCGGGCAAACAGTGTAGCTTCCGCCGTTACAGGTGTCGCCTCCTCCGCCTACATCAACACCGCCTTCAACGCCGCCATCGACGCCGCAGACGCCTCCGTCTACGCCTCCTACGCAGACGCCTCCGCCTATGCCGCCTTCTCGGCCTCCGCCGTCTTAGACTCCTTCGACACCTCCGCCTCCGCTGTCAACATCACCGCCAACGTAACCGGCCTAGATATTTCGCAACAGCTTGCTCTTCTCAGAAAAGCCTGCAACAGCCAAGGCAGTTTTACCGACTACCTGTTCCAGCCCCTCTGGCAGCCTGGGGAGGAATGGTATGAACGCGCCAAGGAGTTTGTCCAGGTTCTCCGTGAGTATGGTTCCGGCTTTGACTTCTGGGCAGACTGGTACGAGGACCGGCTAGAGGGCAGAGCACCGGACAAGGACCTGCTGGATGCCATCGCCAATCTATCATACGAGCAGCTGACTCAGGAACCGGCCCAGATCAACGCCTACCTGAAGAGCCTTGTCCATAAAGAGGACTTGGCCGAAAGCAGCCTGAACCGGGTGCGGGTTATCTTTCTTGGCTACGGTGCCACCGGCAAGACCTCCCTGATCCGGGTGCTCAATAACAAGAAGGTGGTAGAAGGCAAGGAACCCATGACCGCTGGCATCGACATTCTGGACTGGAAGGTCCCGGACTCGGACATCACAGCCCATTTCTGGGACTTTGGCGGTCAGGTCATGACCCATGCCACCCACCAGTTCTTCCTGCGCTCGAAATGCCTGTACATCCTGGTCCTGGACGGCAGGACCGAGATCAACGCCAATGAGCAGGCCGAGTACTGGCTGGATCATGTGCGGGCCTTTGGCAGGGACGCGCCGGTCATGCTCATCGGCAATAAGGCCGACCTCTGCCCGGTGAATCTGGACATGGCCCGACTCCGGGACAAGCACCCCAATGTGACTGACTTCTACCCTCTGTCCTGCACCCAATATCGCGGCAACTATGCCCCTCATTTTCAACGCTTCCGGGCTGACCTGCTCCAACAGATCCTGGCCGTGGGTATGCACGGCATCCGCTTCCTCAAGCCCCACTTCACCGTCCTGCAGGAGCTGATCAGCCGTTCCGGCAGGGACTCCTTTCTCCGCAAATCAGCCTACGAGAACCTGTGCAAGGATAAGGGCGTGGCTAAACAGGGCGACCTGAACCGGGACTGGCTCCTTGACCTGCTGGACAAGCTGGGCGTGGTTCTCCACTTCCCGGACATCGCAGACCTGGACAGCCTGATCCTCAACCCCCGCTGGCTCACCTATGGGGTATATCGCCTGCTCTACTCGGAAGCAGCCCAGCAAGCCAAGGGGCGGCTCAAGGAGCAGGAGGTCATCAGCATCCTGAGCCGACGGGAGGTGGATGATAACCTGGGCAATCCGCTCAGTTATACCCCGGACAAGGCAGGTATCGTAATCAAGGCTATGGAACGCTTCCGGCTCTGCTTCCGCTGCCGCCTGGACCCGGACCTGCTCATTATCCCGGCCCTGCTGGAAACAGACCAGCCTGCCCACGGCTTTATCAAGGCAGACAGTCTCTGCTTCAGCTTTGCCTTTCAGGGCTTCCTGCCCCGCCATGTGCTGCCCAACTTCACTGTGGCCCGCCATGACGAGATAGCTGACGAGATGGTCTGGCAGAACGGGGTGGTTCTGCGTGCTGAGGATGGCAGGGCCGAGGCCCTGGTCCAGGCTGATTACCATGAACGCAGCCTGACCCTGTGGGTGCGTGGCCCCCAGGCCGGGCAATACTTCCGCTACCTGCACCAGGATATCTGCCGCATCCTGCGCCGGATGCCGGACCTGCGCTTCAGGGAATGGGTGACGGTGCCGGAATCCACCCGTATCAAAGAGGAAGCAACAGACTTTCCCCTGCGGTCAGGAAACAACGGGGACAGCCCGGCACGCGCCGACTTTCGTCAGCTCCTGGCTATGGAGGCCAGAGGACAGAGAGAGTACATCTGCGAGTACGGGGCCTTTGATCTGCATTGCATCCTCCAGATTATGCCTGCCCCAGCCCGGCAGAGCTACAGGCAGGAGATGCACGGGAGGGCAGAGGTGTATTATGTGCAGCAAACTATAAACGGAGACAACAATACCTTATCCGCTACCGGAGAGGTAACACATAGCTCAGTCAGAGCCGGAGGAAACATGGGACACACATACAAGAACACCATAACCAACAGCGGTAGCGGAGAGCAGAACATTGCTCAGGGTGACGGGGCTATTGGCAAGCAGGTCAATATCTCGGAAACGAATGCACCGCAGGCCCCGGTAGAGGATCTGCTCAAGCTACTGACTGAGATCAAGGCCCGACTGCCTGAGCTGCCGGACAAGGCACAGATAAAACTGCGTAATGCTGTGGAAGAAGTCGAGATGGAAGTACAGGAGGACAAGCCGGATAGAGAGGAGATCGCAGACACGCTGACCCGTGCTCAGAAGGTACTCAAGGCTATACCCGGTACCGTGGCAGCGGCCCAGTCTGTGGGTGTTCTGCTGGGCAAGGCCCTGATATGGTGCGGCAAGGCGGCAGGGATGTCGTAG
- a CDS encoding cytochrome b, whose protein sequence is MQLDTQSKLGSNTLALHWIVGIMMIMLLAVGVFMEETKAYALYPWHKAFGVLIIFPVILRVVWRIKSGWPPPVREYKKSEKILSKFVHYLLLIGTVILPISGFMMSAMGGHGVEVFGLELVPRNPDPANPMEVVPLNGAVAGIAHELHALAGTSIIIGVILHTVGVLKHHILDKDGTLLRMLGAKV, encoded by the coding sequence ATGCAGCTCGATACCCAATCCAAGCTCGGTAGCAATACATTGGCATTACACTGGATCGTAGGCATCATGATGATAATGTTATTGGCAGTAGGTGTCTTCATGGAAGAAACAAAAGCTTATGCGCTGTATCCTTGGCATAAAGCATTTGGCGTATTGATTATATTTCCTGTTATTCTCCGAGTGGTCTGGAGAATAAAAAGCGGTTGGCCTCCTCCTGTTCGTGAATACAAAAAGTCAGAGAAAATACTTTCAAAGTTTGTCCATTATCTTTTGCTGATCGGTACGGTGATCCTGCCGATTTCAGGTTTTATGATGTCAGCAATGGGGGGGCATGGTGTTGAGGTGTTCGGCTTGGAGCTTGTACCCCGAAACCCTGATCCAGCTAATCCGATGGAAGTCGTTCCATTGAACGGGGCAGTTGCAGGTATTGCCCATGAACTGCACGCTTTAGCTGGCACCAGCATTATCATCGGAGTGATCCTTCATACTGTTGGAGTATTAAAGCACCATATACTCGATAAGGATGGAACATTACTCCGCATGCTGGGAGCGAAAGTTTGA
- a CDS encoding ABC transporter ATP-binding protein: protein MLISARNISHQYKHGSGCLQVLQGVDLDIEENDFLAIMGSSGSGKSTLLHILGCLLKPTSGTCLLRGQDILQLEEKELAQLRAETIAHVFQQFHLLPTMTVLENVLLPSLYNSIPPEQAETEARRAIEQVGLKQRIQHKPNELSGGEMQRVAIARALAVKPALILADEPTGNLDQNSSQEILALFREINQQGCTLVLVTHDPAIAGQARTTRYLRNGRLQ from the coding sequence ATGCTCATCTCCGCCCGTAACATCAGCCATCAGTACAAACATGGCTCAGGTTGTCTCCAGGTCCTGCAAGGCGTTGATCTGGATATCGAGGAAAACGACTTTCTCGCTATCATGGGCAGCTCCGGCTCGGGCAAGTCCACCCTGCTCCATATCCTGGGCTGCCTGCTCAAGCCCACCAGCGGCACCTGCCTCCTGCGCGGCCAGGATATCCTCCAACTGGAGGAAAAAGAGCTGGCCCAGCTCCGGGCCGAGACCATTGCCCATGTCTTTCAGCAATTTCACCTCCTGCCCACCATGACCGTGCTGGAGAACGTCCTCCTTCCTTCACTCTATAACAGTATCCCGCCAGAGCAGGCAGAGACAGAGGCCCGCCGGGCCATTGAGCAAGTGGGGCTTAAACAGAGGATCCAGCATAAACCGAATGAGCTTTCCGGTGGAGAGATGCAACGGGTGGCCATAGCTAGGGCCTTAGCGGTCAAACCGGCCCTCATTCTCGCTGACGAGCCCACCGGCAATCTGGATCAGAACAGCAGCCAGGAAATTCTCGCCCTCTTCCGGGAGATCAACCAACAGGGCTGCACCCTGGTCCTGGTGACCCACGATCCTGCAATCGCCGGGCAAGCCCGTACCACCAGATATCTGCGCAATGGCCGTTTACAATAA
- the fbp gene encoding class 1 fructose-bisphosphatase — translation MAKRKGITVSRQIMDSQQTHPEATGELTGLLNELIVAAKIISAEVNMAGLAGILGQSGKTNVQGEEVQKLDDFANRTLKRRMEQCGYVCIMGSEEDDGVIPVLDGYEGKYTLAFDPLDGSSNIDVNVSIGTIFSVHRRKSTGKQGDMSDLLQKGSEQVAAGYVIYGSSTMLVYTTGHGDGVHGFTLDPSVGEFFLSHPDVTIPEQARYYSINEAYSRYWYDETRAYIDKLKEMDEQGERSYSLRYIGSLVADFHRNLVKGGVFLYPRDKKSTDKPDGKLRLLYEAAPLAMIAEEAGGLAMTDDGRRILDIEPTDLHQRVALVIGSRDEVTMAEGYFKKG, via the coding sequence ATGGCGAAGCGAAAAGGTATTACTGTCAGTAGACAGATTATGGACAGCCAGCAGACTCACCCTGAGGCAACAGGGGAGCTCACCGGTTTGCTCAATGAACTCATTGTGGCGGCAAAGATCATCAGTGCCGAGGTTAATATGGCCGGTCTTGCCGGTATCCTGGGCCAGTCGGGTAAGACCAATGTGCAGGGGGAGGAGGTACAGAAGCTGGATGACTTTGCCAACCGGACCCTCAAACGACGTATGGAGCAATGCGGCTATGTCTGTATTATGGGCTCGGAAGAGGATGACGGGGTAATCCCGGTCTTGGACGGCTACGAGGGGAAATACACCCTGGCCTTTGATCCCCTTGACGGTTCTTCCAATATTGATGTCAATGTCAGTATCGGCACAATCTTCTCTGTCCATCGCCGTAAGAGTACAGGCAAGCAGGGCGATATGTCTGATTTGCTGCAAAAGGGAAGCGAGCAGGTGGCGGCCGGTTATGTTATCTACGGCTCCAGCACGATGCTGGTCTACACCACCGGTCATGGTGACGGCGTCCATGGTTTTACCCTTGATCCCAGCGTGGGTGAGTTTTTTCTCTCCCATCCAGATGTCACCATTCCCGAACAGGCAAGGTATTACAGCATCAATGAGGCCTACTCCCGGTACTGGTATGACGAAACCCGTGCCTACATCGATAAGCTGAAAGAGATGGATGAGCAGGGGGAGCGCTCCTACAGTCTGCGCTATATCGGTTCGCTGGTAGCGGACTTCCACCGGAACCTGGTCAAGGGTGGTGTCTTCCTCTATCCTCGGGATAAAAAGAGTACTGATAAGCCAGACGGCAAGCTGCGCCTGCTCTACGAGGCTGCCCCGCTTGCCATGATTGCGGAAGAGGCCGGTGGCCTGGCCATGACCGATGACGGACGTCGTATCCTGGATATTGAACCGACGGATCTGCACCAGCGGGTGGCTTTGGTTATCGGCTCTCGTGATGAGGTGACTATGGCGGAGGGGTATTTTAAGAAGGGTTAA
- a CDS encoding DUF4469 domain-containing protein: MDTNVRENKLTTPPSYYCQTTAEETLGNDEVAELIHTLNPTITTAQAKTVLQNFQQVVTEQVADGKFVKLKNFVSFMPRLQVRLDVPTDDIPPDAVKVAAKVPRQFNRAVQNIATYERLGYPSKAPEVVTGYETTTEYPRFIREGYPFRLTGKYIGFDVADEDLGIFLVDADDNEIEQDKIALNDPSKVIITADFGGEPAVSPNVEKTIHCRNRYTRHGTLREGSYEYVRSMNYIASDQLEMFVAGSDATGPVQAVQHDAPAEDCRVEAILKPDDTITLAIGPYTGEMGPPVSVTGGDIVLTGLAVDVTLNIADQDA, from the coding sequence TTGGATACTAATGTCAGAGAGAACAAACTCACCACGCCCCCTTCATACTACTGTCAGACAACTGCGGAAGAAACTCTCGGCAATGACGAGGTCGCGGAACTTATTCATACGCTGAATCCGACAATCACCACTGCGCAGGCTAAGACGGTTCTGCAGAACTTCCAGCAGGTTGTCACAGAGCAGGTTGCCGACGGCAAGTTCGTCAAGTTGAAGAACTTCGTCTCCTTCATGCCGCGCCTCCAGGTGCGTCTGGACGTTCCGACCGATGATATTCCGCCTGATGCGGTGAAAGTTGCGGCCAAGGTCCCGAGGCAGTTCAATCGGGCTGTTCAGAATATAGCGACCTACGAAAGGCTCGGTTATCCGTCCAAGGCCCCTGAAGTGGTCACCGGGTACGAGACAACGACGGAGTATCCCCGCTTTATCAGGGAAGGATATCCGTTCCGTCTTACCGGGAAATACATTGGTTTTGATGTTGCGGATGAGGACCTGGGAATCTTCCTGGTTGATGCCGATGACAATGAGATCGAGCAGGATAAGATTGCCCTCAATGACCCGTCAAAGGTGATCATCACGGCAGACTTCGGCGGGGAGCCTGCTGTATCACCCAATGTGGAGAAGACCATCCACTGCCGCAACAGATATACCCGGCACGGCACCCTCCGGGAGGGATCATACGAGTACGTAAGGAGTATGAATTACATTGCATCTGATCAGCTTGAGATGTTTGTTGCCGGTTCCGATGCAACCGGACCTGTTCAGGCTGTGCAGCACGATGCTCCGGCTGAGGACTGCCGCGTTGAGGCCATATTGAAGCCGGATGATACGATCACCCTGGCAATCGGGCCGTACACAGGAGAGATGGGGCCTCCTGTTTCCGTTACAGGCGGAGATATTGTCCTGACCGGGCTTGCTGTTGATGTTACGCTCAATATTGCTGACCAGGATGCATAA